The genomic stretch ACTtggtaataatgaaatattaACATTGAAAGACACTGATCTAATAaacgatgatgatgaagatggaACGGGGAGTATTTTAATGAATCAAGATTTATCTAATAAGGCAAAATTGAAACGAAATTTAGCAGAAAGGAAAGAAGCAGAgaatattaaatttaatggGAGACATTAtagaagaaataataaagaagaagaagaagaggaggaggaagagtttaatgatattgatggGTTATTAACAAACGATAAAGTGATAATGAGTGGATCTACTATTGATTTATCTTCAAATACTGCtaaaccaccaccaccaccaaaggataaaaagaagaatatgaTGGCAATTactaatttatttgaagatCTTGATAATGTCACTTtaagtaataataacaacatcaaatcaaatgttcctataaagatgaaaaaaatcaagaaaaagaaagacaataacaagaagaagtcaaacaagttgaaattgttaGATGATAGTATAAAACCAGTTGAATTACTGGTAGAAAGTAatattggtgatgatgacgatattgatgatattgaaaatcaattatctAATAGTATATCCAATTTAAGAActaaaaaattacaaactAGATTGGAATTTACTCCAGAACAATTAGCTGAAGAAATATCTGCTAATAAACGATGGGAATTTGAAAGGAAATTAGAACaagaaaacttgaaaaacaacaacaataataataatgtatATAATGATACAATAGGatttttaaacaatttggAGACTAATATTTTGAGTGAATCAGGTGAAGTTGAAGTTACTGCAAACATCAATGAAGAAAGtgctgatgatgatgataagGATGATGTTAAACAACAGGAAGTAGAATCGAAACAGACTAATCCTGGAGTGTATTCTATTGTTGAAgagaaacaaaaagaagatgaagCACCAAAATTCAGTGGTGGATTAGCTGAAactttaaaatttttgaaatctcGTAATATATTAGACCCTGAATCAATAACAACCACCAATGAAGAATTAAGACAACAAGAATTGGCTCGAGAAGAAGCAATCAAAAAATCcgaattattaaaaatgaaaatctcaattgaagaaagaatccttaaagaagaattaaGTAAAGATAAATCATATATTCGTATGCCTAAAATTGAACGATCaggatattttgaaaaattactaGACACAagattaaaacaaaaaggtataatcattgataataatacagGTACTACTACTAAGAAGACGAACCTGGGGATGGtacaaaataatttgaaaatttataatcCAAAAGTTGAATTAACTTATAAAGATGAATTAGGTAATGTCTTAAATACTAAACAAGCttataaacaattatcTCATAAATATCATGGAACGGGTTtagataaaaataaaaagaaacaagaacaattgaagaagaagcagcagcagcaaaGGGGTAGTAAATCCACCaatatttcaacaacatcaacaacgGTTACCGAAAGAGTTATTAACTAGAAATGAAAGAAGATTTCAATCGTTTGATATGCATGTATGGTTTTactaataaaattaaaaaaagaaattaaaaacaaaaaagttttGTGATACTTTCTTAATTTTTAGTTAATCCAATAATCgttaattattattcataatagttttttaatatcaatCCCGGAAATTAAACAATCGCAGATGTAGTAGTTGATTCATTGTGTAAGTTGTATCTACTACTATTAATAATGTATCAAAGGACAAGACCATGATTGTAGTAGATCTTTGAATAGAATAGAAGTGGGTAGAATTGTTTTGAATTGGTATACAAATCTTGAGGAATGTAATaataagaagaagatgaagaagatgaagatcGGACTAAAAATGATGGCATCTGATTGGTTAATAAATTCAGTCTTCATTGTGCCAAGAACTGAGTTGGGAGTCAGCCcttattaaattcaattgttttacAATAAcacaaaaattgatttcctTCAATCATCAACTGAGTtaaagatgaaaaagataaaaaaaaaaaatttttattattatttaacgCAAGAAAAGCTCATCTAATTCTTCCATGTATATTCGTTTTCATTGGTTCAtactcttcttcttcttttattattactattactaaATTGTATTGTCAACCTGAGAATTAcgaattatttaatttattagtttatagtatatatataaccTCTACTTTCTTCACTCTTCcttcatttttatatttatccGATCTCTTCCCATCCCCCCCCctgaatttttttttttttttcacaagAAATTTTATATCATTTCCCATCGCCACCCTACCTACCCTTGATACATAATAAGCCTTGCTCAGATTCTTATTAATTgggaaaacaaaaaggGTCTTTCAATTATTCAATACTTACAAAGTACccaaaacaaattcaatcTTCCTTTAACCAAGAAGTTAATACATAGTTTCATAGGTTGAAAGAAACTGATCACCAAATTAGAAGAAAGCCGAATCCcgaaaaaaagaaaacaaaaaaaaaaaaaaattaatatcaatttgtatcattcttctcttttcctttgaataataaaccTATATTGTtcttttataaattatcaagTGAAAGATGAAGTCACTGGCCATCCTTGAATCAAATCCCaaccaaaataataatgtcaCGGTGGTTTTGGAAGTTTTAGATTTACATACTGCTAAGGATATAACGGATGTTATTAATATACTAGATGAATTATTCCCCAAACTCAAATCTAAAGATTTCGATCATCAAGAACTTACTCTTATATATGATTCTAATGATTATGACGATATGAGTATATTAAATGCCATATCAGAAATTGGATTCCCCGTGAAAATCTTGTCTAGTACAGCACCACAATGTAAAACAACGGTTAATATTCAAGGCATGACATGTGGTGCATGTTCAGCTTCTATAACTGAAGCATTAGAGAAAACTCCTGGGGTTTATAAGgcatcaatttcattggTTACCGAAAATGGATTAATTATGCATTCACCTAAATTATCCCCTGAAAATATTATAACTATTATTGAAGATTGTGGATTTGATGCACAAATTGAAAGTTCAAAAACTAAACAATCACTGGCACCAGAATCTCTGCAAGATCAACTGAAAAGATTAAATACTACTATTGGAATAATTGGAATGACTTGTGGTGCTTGTTCGGCTTCAATAACTAATGTTTTAGAAAAATTACCTGGAGTGGAAAATGTATCAGTTTCATTGATCACTGAAGAAGCTTCGATTGTTCATGATTCTACGATCACTACGgttcaacaattaaaagaGGCGATTGAAGATTGTGGATTTACGCCaacattcaataaatcaataaatttaaatcaataccaAAATACCAATGATTCTAATGAAGAAGTTACTCTAAAAATTGTTGGAGTTAATCATACTACTGATTTAATTGGTTTACGTTATAATATTGAAGCTTATTTAAGAAGTATATCAGGGGTTCAAAAATTCGAACTAACATTACGTGGTATGAATGCTAGTTCTAATATAATGCCGACCCAAGTTGGTACATTAATAACTGAAGAAGATACTATTGCTGATGTTAAAAGTCTTGTTAACGAATTAGTTTTCCAATATGATTCCGATAGTGTTGGGATAAGAGATATTATCGATGGATTAAATACTATCAGTGATAATATCGAATTTATGGTGATAAATTCATTGGATCAATCATCAGCtactcaattgaaattattatcaaaagtCAAAGAtatcaattattggaagaaaattttcattcaaaGTCTTTTATTTGGGATCCcagtattatttttaaatcatACTAAGAATTGGCCCATTTGGAAAACTACCATGATTTTCCCAGGATTATATTTGGTTTCattattggaattgatTCTAAGTAcatatattcaattttatttggGTTCAGTATTTATAAAGAAATTCTCATCATTTTTACgtaaaaaatttaaaggGGCTACAATGGATGTATTGGTTTGTATATCAACCATGTGTtcatatattttttcattaacaaCTATTATAGTTAGTGTTTGGAATGGACAAAAAAATGGTCCTCCACCAGTATTATTTGATACTTTGGTGATGTTGATTTCATTTGTGTCCTTTGggaaattattagaaaataAAGCTAAAGGTGCCACCTCAACTGCATTATCGAGTTTATTGTCGTTAACCCCATCTACTTGtactattattaatgatattcCTGGATATCagaaatttattgaagatCAACAATCTTTGGAAAAATCAGAAAAGAGTAATCTGTTATCCATGCAAGAATTCCCCACTAGAGTCATAAGTATTGATTTAGTTCAACCTAATGATATTGCCATTGTTTTACCAGGAGGTAAAGTTCCAGCTGATGGTGAAATTGTTTTCGGTGAAACcgaaattgatgaatctTTAATAACAGGTGAACCATTACCAgtttataaaaaattgaaagataaaGTTATAGGTGGATCTATTAATGGACCTCATTTAATTCATATTAAAGTGACACATACTGGGAAAAAATCtcaattacaacaaatcatcaatttagTTAAAGAATCTCAAGTTAATAAAGCTCCAGTACAAAAATTCTCTGATTATATTGCTGCTAGATTTGTCCCCtttgtattgttattgGCAATATTTACATTTATACTTTGGATGATAATTTGTTTCACTATCCATCAAGATAAATTAccaaaaattttccaaaatgaaactaatgggaaatttttcgtttgtttaaaattatcaatttcagttattgttgttgcttgTCCTTGTGCTTTAGGATTAGCAGCACCAACTGCAGTTATGGTAGGGACAGGTGTTGGAGCAATTAATGGAGTATTAATTAAAGGGGCTAAAGTTTTAGAAAAAATCACTGGAGTTAATATAATACTTTTTGATAAAACCGGGACTTTAACCACTGGTGAAATGTCATTAGTTAATTTCCAACCAATTATGTCAAAATCAAGTATAACTATTTCTGATTGGTGGAAATTAGTGGGGTCAGTAGAATGTCATTCGGAACACCCTATTGGTAGAGCTTTAACTAAACTGGCTAAAACAAACttgaatttaaattttgatgatgatcaTTTTGACACCACAGTAAATGATATTAATGTATTGATAGGATTAGGAATTCAAGCAAATGTAACATTAGCTAATAACCCACAAACTCAATTTAATGTTTATGTtggtaatgataaattaattgaatcaaaattcccaaatttattaaacaatattgatgaaaaattattacatTCGGCCAATACTGTATCACATGTCATTATTGACGGAGAATATAGTGGATACATTGAATTAACTGATGCATTAAAATCTGGTTCTTGGGAAGTGgtcaattatttgaaaactcAAGGCTATATTGTTGGTATGGTCACGGGTGATAATCGTGGTGCCGCTTTAAAAATTGCTCAAGAAGTAGGAATCCCCTTTGATAACGTTTTTTATGAAGTTTCCCCCATACATAAAGATAATGTCATTACTGATTTACATAATCGTCTTGGAGGCAACCAAAGTAGTAGTGTTAATGTTGCATTTATTGGTGACGGTATAAATGATGCCCCAGCATTAGCTAAAGCTGATATTGGAATGGCTATTAGTTCTGGTACCGATATTGCTATTGAAAGTGCTGATATTGTATTGATTGGTGGACGTAGTAATCAAACTGATTTACATGGAGTTGTTAATGCCTTACAAATCTCAACCGCTACTTTCAATagaattaaaatcaatttcttatgggcaataatttataatattttcatGTTACCATTTGCCATGGGTTGCTTTTTACCATTGAATATTGTTTTACCACCAGTTGCAGCTGGTGCTGCCATGATGTTTAGTTCTCTTAGTGTTGTGTTCagttcattattattgaaaagatGGACCCCaccaaaaattgaaactaagaaaacttttattgatgatttagaaaTGGGAAACAATGCCACcggtggtgatggtgatggatttagtttgaaaaatggtACAATAGAAGAATTTAATAAtgtgaaaagaaaaagcgCCGTTAATTTTAGTTCATTATTTGCCAAGATGActacaacaagaagaaatagaagAGGAGggggaggaggaggaggaagacTGAATGGAAACAATAATCAATCTTATGAATTAGTATCCAATAGGTTTTcatgaaattaaacaagaataagaaaaagttCTAGACCTCTAGACCCCGCAGAATTAAGTTTGATCCTCAAAGTTTTGCCTTATGGTTTCATTTAAGGAAaagataaatttgataGAATTTGAGGATGGGGGGataagttgttgttgtagtatTATGGCTTCTTTTTCATGTTTGATTGTTTCATACATACTTTTAATATATACTTTTTAATGATGTAACTTCTAATGTGATGCCATTCCAATAGATATGTACAATCTAAGACGTCAACTAATGAGAGAAGGATTTACACCAGTTACTTACTTTCAATTCACCTTCAGATTGCACTGTTATGCTTGATTGAatagattattattactctttttctttcacttgattttttaaccaagaaataaatgaaGTCTTCATTatagttgcaaaaaaataagagcaccaccaccacccactcaaaaaaaaaactttccTATTTTGTTCAACACTCTTTCCACAGCATTGCAAAAtaaatcttcaacaatGAATCAACCATCAAAGGAAGGATCCAAGAAATTTTCAAGACTCTTGTCTTACCATTGGAACTTTTTAGGGAATTATACTGATGAAATATCAATTCTTATTCTATAAATATAACCAGAACCGCTGTGTTCTCCTATGGTTTCataattcttttctttactTCCATAAGtccaaaatttcattgcaataaatatatatatatatatacccccatatatatatataatattggctttaattttcttttcattaaCAGTTGTTTATCTCCCCCTTCTCCCCTGATTTATGAAAGTTTacaatttatttcttattgCTAATTTGGCAAATGGTTTAACCATTAATCCTGCTTCTGCTCAACCAAGCAGTGATGTTTCATCTCAAGCTGATGGtactgctgctgctggtggtgatggtaTGAAGACTAAACATTCCTTCTCAAAGGGAATCTCCATTAGAAAAGATCTTGCTCAAGATTCCCAAAAGGAAAGTCCATCATTGGAAGATCTTTctcaattttcttttgatgCAGCATCATTGAAGAATGCTATGGGTGGTGGTGAAGATGGTGGTCCTAAAGTTGAATTGGCTGCTCGTGGATTTGGTGAAATTTTTTGGCAATTGTTAACTTTGGGTAAAGAATTGACGATGGAAAAAGTTGCCATTTTGAAAGATATTTTGAGTTTATTGGATAAACTTAAGCAATTCAAAAAGGATGGTTATAAAGCTTTGGTTCCTGAATGGGATGGTATTTATCAACCAGTTACTCCTGCTCCTGGTCCTGCTCCTAAAGGTGATGTTGttaatgttgaaaattGGAGTTTTAATCCtgatcaacaacaacaagttgAGTCTCTTTCTAagaatgatgatgatgacaatCAAGACTTGAATAAACGTGAAGCTAATGAAGAGgctgaagatgatgaagaggTTACTGCTGCTATTGATTTAGGGAAATGGAAATCTAAATTAGGAGGTATGAAAGGTGGTATGAACAAAGGCGGTGGTAAAGGTGGAATGGGAAACGGTGGAATGGGTAAAGGTGGAAAAGGAGGAATGAATAAAGGGGGTAAAGGAAAACCAcaatttgaagaagaatgCCTGGAAGAGGAATACTctactgaagaagaagaatgtGACGAGTTTAACAATGGTAAAGGAAATGCTGGCAACGGTGGTAAAGGCGGAAAAGGTGGTAAAGGTGGTAAAGGTGGTAAAGGTGGTAAAGGCAGTTGGAAAGTCAAGCGTGGTGAAAATCATTCAGATGGAAATAAACATGATGGACAACATAAAGGTAATAAAGAAGATAATCACCGTGATTCAGATTGTGAATGTGGTTACTCTTCATCCGACGATGAACATGAAAAACCAAAggtaattgataaaaagaaacaagacCATGAGAGAAAGAAGCAAGAGGATCATGATAAGAAGAAGCAAGAAGATCATGAACATGAAAAGCAAAAGGAACatgaaagaaagaaacaagaagaTCATGAACGTGAAAAGGAAGATCATGAACATGAAAAAGAGAAGGAACATGAAAAAGAGAAGGAACATGAAAAAGAGAAGGAACATGAAAAAGAGAAGGAACatgaaaaggaaaaggaaaaagaccatggaaaggaaaaagaaaaggaaaaagaacaTGAAAAGGAGAAAGAACACGGAAAGGGAAAGGACCATGGAAAGGAAAAGGACCAtgagaaagaaaaggatcatgagaaagaaaaggatcatgagaaagaaaaggatcatgagaaagaaaaggatcatgaaaaggaaaaggaaaaggatcatgaaaaagagaaacCTAAAGACCATggtaaaaagaaagaacatGATCGTTTCAAATATGAAGATTgtgatgaattttttgaagaCCATAAGAAAGGTAAACATGGTAATGATAAGCGTGAATCCAAAGAcaacgatgatgatgaagtcactgcatcaattaaaattggtAAATTGAAAGGGTTTCTTGAAAAAGgtgataaaaataataaaaataatcaagaaaataaaaaagttgaagaaattgattgcgaagatcaaaaagaaaataaaggGGGGTTAAAACCTGAATTCGGTAAAGGTGAACCTAAACCAGGACCCAAAAGTGGACCCAAAAGTGGACCCAAAAGTGGACCAAAAGGTGGTAAAGGTGGAAAAGATGGGATTGAAAAACCATATGAATCTGGATCTGAGTCGGAATCTGAATCTGAATGTGAATgttttgaagaagaagagaaatttaaaaaaggTAAAGATGGTGGTATCAAAGGTGGATATGCAAGAGGAGATGGTAAAGATGGAAATGCGAGCAATCGCAAAAGCAAAGGTGGGAAGTTTTAATTTAGTATCACAAGGAAGTGATAAACAGCAAGATGAATTGACAATtgcaaaattgaaagaaaataaagttgtaaaagaaaatgaactTTTTGGAATGAATGATGAGATTGAAGAGTTGGAAAAGCGTGCAGGGAAGTTTTGGAAATGGAAAGGTGGGtctaaaaataaagaatattCTGGttttaaagaagaagattatATTGAAGAAGACAAAGTTTCTAAAAAGAAGGTGATAAAGGACAAGTTGATTggtaaatttaaaaaacaGGGGGATAACGAGTTTGGTTTGTCGGCTGATGATGACCCTGATGACAGGGATTTGGTGGATGAGTTGTTGCTCAGGGTGTTTAATCTGTTAAAGGGTTCGGGGTTCATTAACGATATTATTAGGATGTCTTTGACTGATCCACGTGTGAGACTGGGAATGATTGATATGACTATACGATTATTGAATGCAGAAGTGATTCCATGGgatgatatttttattgCTTTGAAACGGCATGGTTTGGCTATTGATGTGATTAAGTTTACTTTTACTGATGCTCAAACAAGAGTTGGATTGGCTGCATTtgttattgaattgttgCCTGCTTTGGTGACTTCTGGGGCTCTTGACCTAAGACAGATTCTTGAAACAGTTCCAAGACTTCAAGAGGAGCTGATTAAAATGTACAATGGTGGTAATCGGACACATAACTCAACCGACCCGGCTGACAGTGGAAACAGAAATCATGGATTTGAAGATAGTGTTGGTAGTATAATTGATAGTGAAAATCAAGCTGAAAGTGGTATCAATGAACATGTTATCccaaaaaagaattcaTCGTCAATAAACCCAATTTCAAAGGAAACTCCTACTCCAGATGTACCAAAAGTGACAATTCCAAGTGAAAAGAATAGCTCTGACAATTACAATGATCAAGTGAAAAATGATGGGAAGGAATCAAAGTCATCGTTGaatgataaagaaaaagaaaaaccaaTGAACTTACCTGATGTCcctttaattgataatccAAAGAACTGGGATGATAAGACATTGGAAGAAAAAGTGGAGGAATATAAAAAACTAAAGGAGCAGTATGATGAAGCAAGGAGGAAACTAGTGACTAATGAAAATCTGGATTTGATACGAGATCATACTTATTTCAATAACCCggaaaaattgaagaacaTTAAACCATTGTTTCCCAAGACTGGAGTGAAGTATACTAACAATACTAGTAATGGTACTGTTGGCAATCATGCTGCTCCTTATCCAAGAGTGAGAATATTTTATGATGGTACTTTTGTTCCCAATTACCCAGTTGATTTTAAACCTCCTATTGCTGGTGGTCCTCTGACTAATTTTGAACCtaattccaattcaattaaaccTAATGCTGAACCTACTGTTGGTGTTGCAACATAAAATTTGCTATTGACAATTGTTTGCTGTATGTgataatttgtttgatttttgttttctttattaaaaaGTTTATATACTCTAGTTgttatttgattcaaaaaagattataaaaaataaaaaaaaggaaattattgatatatataagTTTATACCCAGAAAAAGAtatggttttttttttaatttaatatatGTTTTCTATGATTTTAAAGATTTGATACAAGCACTGATTTGTTGTTACTACTACACGGAATTTGATTGCAAAAAAccaaagacaaagaaagaaagaaagaaaaagaaggataatcaatattataataatggtATCAAAAAACCTCAAGTCTTATTAATATACTTTACCTACTAAAAATATGTAATAGTTTTAATATAAACACAAATGTTATAGTAGAACTATGAACAAACCGAAAAATAAACCGAAAAACCgaaaaattaaaagcaATTACCTAATCAAATGGaatcaaatgaattgaaataacCATGTTTCcattatttttgattgtttttttttatcctcttttgtaaaattacaaattaaCTTACAAAGCCAATAAAGCAGCAGCGATAACAGCAACACTACCAGTAATGTATTGTTTAGCAGCAGCACCTTCAAAAGTAGGTACACTAGATGGACCAGTAGAGTTAGAAACTGAAGAAGCTGGTTGTTCTGGAACTGAAGCTGGAGCAGATGGGGCTGGAGCTGGGGAAGATTCTGGTTGTTCTGGTGCTGGTGCGGATGGTGCTGGAGCTGGGGCAGATTCTGGCTGCTCTGGGGCAGGTGGTGCTGGGGCAGATGGTGCTGGAGCTGGAGTTGATTCTGCTTCTTTTGTAGTTGGAGCAGCTGGTTGTTCTGGTTGCTCAGGAGCTGGAGCTGGAGCAGATGGTGCTGGAGCTGGAGCAGCTGGAGAAGCTGGTTGTTCTGGAGCTGGAGCAGATGGTTCTGGAGCAGCTGGAGTGGCTGGGGTAGCTGGAGCAGCTGGGGTGGCTGGGGTAGCTGGCTGTTCTGGTTGTTCAGGAGCTGGAGCGGATGGAGCTGGTGCTGGAGCAGATGGTTCTGGTTGCTCTGGGGCTGGTGGAGCTGGAGCAGAAGCAGAAGGAGCTGGAGCTGGTGTAGCTGGAGAAGAAGCTGG from Candida albicans SC5314 chromosome 5, complete sequence encodes the following:
- a CDS encoding uncharacterized protein (Ortholog of C. dubliniensis CD36 : Cd36_52800, C. parapsilosis CDC317 : CPAR2_303110, Candida tenuis NRRL Y-1498 : CANTEDRAFT_92321 and Debaryomyces hansenii CBS767 : DEHA2G07964g) codes for the protein MGLKNHMNSDSSRNSNSNVNVLKKKRNLKKVKMVVSKVDMQEEMVKMEMRAIAKAKVGSFNLVSQGSDKQQDELTIAKLKENKVVKENELFGMNDEIEELEKRAGKFWKWKGGSKNKEYSGFKEEDYIEEDKVSKKKVIKDKLIGKFKKQGDNEFGLSADDDPDDRDLVDELLLRVFNSLKGSGFINDIIRMSLTDPRVRSGMIDMTIRLLNAEVIPWDDIFIALKRHGLAIDVIKFTFTDAQTRVGLAAFVIELLPALVTSGALDLRQILETVPRLQEESIKMYNGGNRTHNSTDPADSGNRNHGFEDSVGSIIDSENQAESGINEHVIPKKNSSSINPISKETPTPDVPKVTIPSEKNSSDNYNDQVKNDGKESKSSLNDKEKEKPMNLPDVPLIDNPKNWDDKTLEEKVEEYKKLKEQYDEARRKLVTNENSDLIRDHTYFNNPEKLKNIKPLFPKTGVKYTNNTSNGTVGNHAAPYPRVRIFYDGTFVPNYPVDFKPPIAGGPSTNFEPNSNSIKPNAEPTVGVAT
- a CDS encoding uncharacterized protein (Ortholog of C. dubliniensis CD36 : Cd36_52790, Candida tropicalis MYA-3404 : CTRG_05968 and Candida albicans WO-1 : CAWG_04684); this translates as MKVYNLFLIANLANGLTINPASAQPSSDVSSQADGTAAAGGDGMKTKHSFSKGISIRKDLAQDSQKESPSLEDLSQFSFDAASLKNAMGGGEDGGPKVELAARGFGEIFWQLLTLGKELTMEKVAILKDILSLLDKLKQFKKDGYKALVPEWDGIYQPVTPAPGPAPKGDVVNVENWSFNPDQQQQVESLSKNDDDDNQDLNKREANEEAEDDEEVTAAIDLGKWKSKLGGMKGGMNKGGGKGGMGNGGMGKGGKGGMNKGGKGKPQFEEECSEEEYSTEEEECDEFNNGKGNAGNGGKGGKGGKGGKGGKGGKGSWKVKRGENHSDGNKHDGQHKGNKEDNHRDSDCECGYSSSDDEHEKPKVIDKKKQDHERKKQEDHDKKKQEDHEHEKQKEHERKKQEDHEREKEDHEHEKEKEHEKEKEHEKEKEHEKEKEHEKEKEKDHGKEKEKEKEHEKEKEHGKGKDHGKEKDHEKEKDHEKEKDHEKEKDHEKEKDHEKEKEKDHEKEKPKDHGKKKEHDRFKYEDCDEFFEDHKKGKHGNDKRESKDNDDDEVTASIKIGKLKGFLEKGDKNNKNNQENKKVEEIDCEDQKENKGGLKPEFGKGEPKPGPKSGPKSGPKSGPKGGKGGKDGIEKPYESGSESESESECECFEEEEKFKKGKDGGIKGGYARGDGKDGNASNRKSKGGKF
- the PGA58 gene encoding Pga58p (Putative GPI-anchored protein; transcription is positively regulated by Tbf1p), giving the protein MQFSTLVSLAAVIVSTNAAALLTQTVESSTVVTITSCGPEHTNCPASSPATPAPAPSASAPAPPAPEQPEPSAPAPAPSAPAPEQPEQPATPATPAAPATPATPAAPEPSAPAPEQPASPAAPAPAPSAPAPAPEQPEQPAAPTTKEAESTPAPAPSAPAPPAPEQPESAPAPAPSAPAPEQPESSPAPAPSAPASVPEQPASSVSNSTGPSSVPTFEGAAAKQYITGSVAVIAAALLAL
- a CDS encoding U4/U6-U5 snRNP complex subunit (Ortholog(s) have role in mRNA splicing, via spliceosome, maturation of 5S rRNA and U4/U6 x U5 tri-snRNP complex localization), which produces MSEEISLSLEETNKLRIKAGLSPIPTTSSQSNEKVREVISLSIEETNKLRQKIGLPLLPTTTTTNISSDSTEYKNYEDYERERLQNLKNNQLIERINNAKFNSNKRKFLTNETIIDNAEDLDTDDWLNNLGESTESSKPHKKQKTTIVKSNQNDTGPTTTIIGHTTKELQSLGNNEILTLKDTDLINDDDEDGTGSILMNQDLSNKAKLKRNLAERKEAENIKFNGRHYRRNNKEEEEEEEEEFNDIDGLLTNDKVIMSGSTIDLSSNTAKPPPPPKDKKKNMMAITNLFEDLDNVTLSNNNNIKSNVPIKMKKIKKKKDNNKKKSNKLKLLDDSIKPVELSVESNIGDDDDIDDIENQLSNSISNLRTKKLQTRLEFTPEQLAEEISANKRWEFERKLEQENLKNNNNNNNVYNDTIGFLNNLETNILSESGEVEVTANINEESADDDDKDDVKQQEVESKQTNPGVYSIVEEKQKEDEAPKFSGGLAETLKFLKSRNILDPESITTTNEELRQQELAREEAIKKSELLKMKISIEERILKEELSKDKSYIRMPKIERSGYFEKLLDTRLKQKGIIIDNNTGTTTKKTNSGMVQNNLKIYNPKVELTYKDELGNVLNTKQAYKQLSHKYHGTGLDKNKKKQEQLKKKQQQQRGSKSTNISTTSTTVTERVIN
- the CCC2 gene encoding Cu(2+)-transporting P-type ATPase (Copper-transporting P-type ATPase of Golgi; required for wild-type iron assimilation (indirect effect via Fet3p); induced by iron starvation, ciclopirox olamine; caspofungin repressed; not required for virulence in mouse systemic infection), yielding MKSSAILESNPNQNNNVTVVLEVLDLHTAKDITDVINILDELFPKLKSKDFDHQELTLIYDSNDYDDMSILNAISEIGFPVKILSSTAPQCKTTVNIQGMTCGACSASITEALEKTPGVYKASISLVTENGLIMHSPKLSPENIITIIEDCGFDAQIESSKTKQSSAPESSQDQSKRLNTTIGIIGMTCGACSASITNVLEKLPGVENVSVSLITEEASIVHDSTITTVQQLKEAIEDCGFTPTFNKSINLNQYQNTNDSNEEVTLKIVGVNHTTDLIGLRYNIEAYLRSISGVQKFELTLRGMNASSNIMPTQVGTLITEEDTIADVKSLVNELVFQYDSDSVGIRDIIDGLNTISDNIEFMVINSLDQSSATQLKLLSKVKDINYWKKIFIQSLLFGIPVLFLNHTKNWPIWKTTMIFPGLYLVSLLELILSTYIQFYLGSVFIKKFSSFLRKKFKGATMDVLVCISTMCSYIFSLTTIIVSVWNGQKNGPPPVLFDTLVMLISFVSFGKLLENKAKGATSTALSSLLSLTPSTCTIINDIPGYQKFIEDQQSLEKSEKSNSLSMQEFPTRVISIDLVQPNDIAIVLPGGKVPADGEIVFGETEIDESLITGEPLPVYKKLKDKVIGGSINGPHLIHIKVTHTGKKSQLQQIINLVKESQVNKAPVQKFSDYIAARFVPFVLLLAIFTFILWMIICFTIHQDKLPKIFQNETNGKFFVCLKLSISVIVVACPCALGLAAPTAVMVGTGVGAINGVLIKGAKVLEKITGVNIILFDKTGTLTTGEMSLVNFQPIMSKSSITISDWWKLVGSVECHSEHPIGRALTKSAKTNLNLNFDDDHFDTTVNDINVLIGLGIQANVTLANNPQTQFNVYVGNDKLIESKFPNLLNNIDEKLLHSANTVSHVIIDGEYSGYIELTDALKSGSWEVVNYLKTQGYIVGMVTGDNRGAALKIAQEVGIPFDNVFYEVSPIHKDNVITDLHNRLGGNQSSSVNVAFIGDGINDAPALAKADIGMAISSGTDIAIESADIVLIGGRSNQTDLHGVVNALQISTATFNRIKINFLWAIIYNIFMLPFAMGCFLPLNIVLPPVAAGAAMMFSSLSVVFSSLLLKRWTPPKIETKKTFIDDLEMGNNATGGDGDGFSLKNGTIEEFNNVKRKSAVNFSSLFAKMTTTRRNRRGGGGGGGRSNGNNNQSYELVSNRFS